The sequence below is a genomic window from Methylotuvimicrobium sp. KM2.
CTCAACAGCATTAGCATGGGCTTGGGTACTTTCCTGTTATTAGCCGATGAAATCAATGTATGACGACTGGGACCGAAATCTATCCCGACAGCATACCGACCAATTCGACAAACGATATTGCTATCGATCGTCAGCTCTACAGCTTGGTCAATACCGGTTTGTAATGAAAGCAAGCTCTCTACCTGGTCTTTCAGGTTAAATAGATTCACTTCGACCGGTTTATCACGAACCTTTGCATGCCACGTATAGAAAGCATGTGCGGCTGAATTTCCTTTTAAACTTAATTCCATCCGATAGTTTGTTGCCGATTGCTCGGCACGTCCAAATAAATAAATACGGGCTCCCAAAAGATCCGAAACGGGCAATGATTTCGGCAAAGGCTGTTCATCTTTATCGAACGCCAGATAACCCGAACCTGGGAACGGCAGTTCTATGCCGATTGGGTCGCTTTCGAGGTTTGGAGTAACCAGTACCTTCACATGAGCAGGCGGAATTCCTTCTACTTCGAGAAATAATTCGGTATGGTCATCATGACGCAAACGTCGGGCTTTAACTTGAGATGTTTCCAATCGATAAAGGCAAGTAATGTTTGAATAAAAATGAATACTTCCTTGATTGGAGTGCTGGCCGCTTTTTAGCTCGATTTTAAAATCAACCGGAAGGAGGCCAATACGTTTTCGAAGCAGCGTTTCATTATCATTATTGCGAACCGACAAATAGTGACGCCCCAGTTGCTGTTGCAGCGAGCATGTATCAATCTGGCGCCCGGAAAGATAAATACCCGCCCCTTTCGTACCGAGTTCCGGTTCAGACTTGCCCCATTCCACGCTAGGCACGCCTAAGAATGTTAGGCTGGGCACACAAGGCCATTTCAAAAGATTACCTTTTAAATCAAGATCGAGATTTGCCGAGGTCGAATCCCCTATCCGAATTCGAAACCTTTCCTCGGCCAATACCCCGACAACACAAGTACCTTGTACATTGACGGTATGACAACCAAGACACTGTTCGCGCTCGGTAAAAACGCCCTTATCAATCTCTAATTCCGAGCCAGTGGGTAGCAAAAGCAATACGTCGGCACATTTGGTTTTGAAGCTAGCTTGCCCACAGAGTTGCCAATGGTCGTCAACAAACTCAAAACCAAGCGGCACTTCGCCAACCGCGACGGCAGTATTTTGAATGGGTATTTCAGCCAGTTTGGAGCCCCCATATAACGCAACGAGCGTCAGGCCATCACTTGGGGACTGCCGCTTACATCTAACAAGTTTATGTTTCAAGCGAACTCTAGCTCTCTTCTCTTCTAAAACTGCGTAACCCACGCCTAAGCTGACCAACTGTTCTTCTGCTTCAAAAATTGCAAGTTCTAAGCGGCATGAAGGCGGCTCGCCATCCAGATTGAAAGTGACTTCTTTTGGGAAGCTAATTTCTGATTGAAGAGCATCACTGCTTTGGTTGGTAAAGAAGTGTGTGCAATTCCACTGCCTGTTAACACCTCGTCGCGTACGTGTTTCTTTTGAAGCCGATTGGAGTAGGCCGTTAAGAAATTCAGTGCCCGTTTCTTCATCAAGGGGGATCGGGAAGCGTTCACGCCATTTTGGATTCACCACATCGAGTTCAATTACAGGCTCATTTTTTGTATCCAGCCCGTATAAATGAACGATAGCGACTAACTCATCCGCCATTTGCGCAATTAAATCTACCGACGTGTCTTCTGAAAAAACTTGAGGAAGCCCTGATTGTTCAATCAGACCAGTTACAAGCTGCCGTGTGGTTTGTCCCAAAAGCTCGGCATTTTCGTATTGTTTAAGGATCTTTCCGAATACCGTGTGAAAACGGCTGTCGGATTGTTTAAGCAGACGAAATGGCAATCCGCCTTCACTGAAGACCGAACCCAGAAAGTTCCTGGTTTCTGATTCATAAAAGCGAATCGGTCGCGCCCAATATCCCTCAAGACCATTTTGTACAACCCGTTCTCGCTCATTCGCGGACAACGAGAAACCTAATGTCTTCCAAATCGGATCCCAAGTCCAGCCACGCTCGTATTCACGCCGATACCACTCAGCACAAAACAACGTAAAACAAGCATTTGCACTCTTGTCGTTGGCGAAGTTAGCCTTATTGCCAAACTCCGAGAGCAAACGCTTTAAATCACCATATTCTTCATTACTGACATGATATTCATATAGCGGTCGCTGTTCAGGCTGCTTCAATGACCTCCGAGTTAAAAAGGCAGTGAGCCAAGAAGAAAACTGAAAAACCGTAGCCCCTCTAACTGTTTGCATACTTACATCCATATATTTCAACCTTTTTAACTATTTTTTTCTAGGGTGAGGCATATGCCACCAATTGTCTTATTTACTGGGGCATCCAGCTTTTGCGGATTACAGAAGCCTTTGCTCAAGATCTGATGTACAGATGAACAGAGGCTAACGCCATCAATACCGAGCGTTTACCCATACTGTTTGAACCACATGACAGCGTAACAGGGGCCAGATCAATAGACTGTGTGGATTTAAACGAACGATAATTTAGGTGAGTGAGTTTTTGTTATTTTCATTTCAATACACCTCCTTCATCAAGCAACCACTGATATTGGCGACGGGCTGCTGAAATCAAGTCGGAAAACGTAATGATTGAAACATTGGGTTCTCGGCGTTCGTGGATAGGTAGGTTGTTTCCTAACCTACCACCCATTACGATAACATTTATCTGTTGATCAATACTATTCTGGTGGAAGTCATTTCTATAACCAATCGCTTGTTGGTAGTCGTCAAAAACCAACGCATGACTTGGGCGCTTAAATTCGATTAACACCCTTTCACCATTAAGGTTTTGGGTAAGAAACAGATCAGGGCGCTTATCTGCTCTATCGCCAACATATTTTCTATTCAGGTATTCTTCGATCTGTCGTTTTAATGTGATATTTGAGCTAAATAAGCTGTACTCAACACCAAAAAGCCAGAGATTACCTTCAATAGCTTTATGGACATGACTCTCGAGCGTGTCATTTTTTGAGCAGAGTTCTTCAAGATAATCCAAAAAGGCGAGCCTGTTTGTGGCTTGTTCAGCAACCAACGCCATCTCAACCAAGCCAAACTCTTCCAACGCCTCTGCAAAACGTGCTACTTCAGAATGGCGTGCCGAGTTAATATGTTCCAGAACTATTCGATAATCATTTTGCTCCAATGCATCCAGCAGCACATTGACTACGGGTTCCAGCTTCTCTTCTGGCTCCTGGTAAAAGCGATCGAGAATTTTTTTAATCGCCTTATCAGCAAATTCGCGCCGGTTTTCCGGTAACCTGGATATACGATCTAATGCTTTTTTTCGTAATCTGGCGAGTGCCAAATGCATTTCCTGACCATAAACACTTTTTAGCCTCTCACGCAGAATTGGCTGAATCTTTTCTGTCAGTTCCCTCTCAATAGCGCTCCCTTCTATTAAAGCTCCCCAGTCGGCTGTAACGTCATCAGAACAACCCGTCAGTTCAATCTCACCAAAACATTTCTCGAGTAATTTTCTCGGTATGTCATCTGCCTGATCCAATCCGAAGAATATGGGTTCACCCACAATCTTGCCATCCACACGGATGGTTATCCCAGGCTTGCGCAACTTACGCTTCTGGTCACTTATCGTGCAACGCAGCACTCCAGTGCCTGTATCCAGTGGAATCGCGTCCTCATTATATTCGCCTTGAAGATCATCCACGCCCAACGGTTTATCATTAATAACAATATTGAAATTTTGTTCACGGCCGTATTCGGCAATCAATACCTGCTTTAATTTATGCTCATTGGGGAATCGTAAGCGTTGATTAAGATGAGATAGCGTAATACGTGTACCATGCTGGATTTCACTGCTATCTGATGTATGGATCTCTAACGGCATATCTGGGAGACCTTCATAGCTTTCCAACAGTTTATTATCCAATTCAAAAGCTGAATATCTACTCCGTGCCCACGTTTCCAGCTTCATTGATGTTGTAATCATCAGCCCTGCAAACTTGCCAATCCCTTTCCTGCCCTTAACTCTCCTACGTAAATTAGGCGTGTAATCACCACTGCGGTCGCGGCGATTCCTGGCAATGTTAAGGTATTCACTTTGTAGCTCGTTTATCGTCATGCCTGTGCCGTTATCCTGAACCACTATGGGGGAGTCGCTTAACGGTAGTGGCAATAAAATTAAAATCTCGGTTGCTTCAGCATCCCAAGCATTGTCAACCAGCTCCTTTAAGGCCTTTTCTGGTGAACGGTAATTTTCGCTCAGTAAAAAGGCTAATCGGGTGTCAATTTTGAAAGAGTGCTGAGTCATCGATAATTATCCTTTTTAAAACTTACCTATGGCAGACATGTCGCGGTATGCTTGAACATGCGTAACACAGCACGGAGAAAGAGTTGAGTATGGCTTTGGGGATGCGAGATGAGCGCTTAGGGTTGTTCATAGCTCACCGGCGAAGGCTTTTTGGCAGAGTGAGTCAAACAGTTTGCTCGACTTCTCTGAGAAAGCTTTGTTTATCCCATATTTTTTTATCGCCTTCTCTATAATCTCTGCATATTTTATTTGCAAATCTAAAGGCGGACTCAATACAGAAAGTTCTTTTAAAATCACGATTTTCAATTCAGCAAAAGTAGTGCCTGATGCAATCGATGAGTAGTTTGCCAAAAACAAATTCTTTAAATAACTTCTTAAGTAATCACTGTTAATTGAACTCTGATTTACTTTTATCCAAAGTACGCGCCCATCTTTGAAATAAAATGGGGTTTTAGAATTAACTTTCCATATTCTTCCATCATGGCAAATAGAAGGAAGCAACAAATCTCCAATTTTTGGTACACCAGAATGTTTCTTTAAATTCTCGTAATGATCATTTGATATATATAAATGAGGTTGAATATCTTCATTTTCGCCCAGACGGCCAACTTCAGTTCCCCTATAAAAAGGTATTCCAAATTCAGTAAACTCATCCACGAAAACTCTCTTGCTAGATCCTACTTCACAAATATCTCCAAGTTTTACCGCGCCCCAACCCTTAGGATTCGTCACCGGATCGCCGAACATGTCCAGAAACACGGAACGCAGGAATTCGTCGGCGAGTTGGATGGCTTGCTGGCGTTTGCGGCGGATGGCATCGGCTTTGTCGAGTATGGCGGCGATGCGTTTTTGTTCGGGTAATGGTGGGAGTGGGATTTCCAAACGCGAAACGTCTTTGGGATAAAGGTGTATTCCTTTTACCAGCTGTTTAATTTGAAATCGTGCTTGCGGCGAAGCGAACCAATAATTAAGAAACCTGGGGTCAAGATATTCCTGATTAGCCCTTGCAATGAGCCATTCACCAGTGGGTAACGAGCCGACAACCTTCGGTTCTGCGCGATACTGCTTACTTCCGACATAATCAGAATTGTGCGCCGCATTGAGAATTAAGGTATCGTCTAATTCAAGCTTTTTGTTTTCAAACTTTTCTGCCAAATCAAAATCGACAAATGACTGAAAATCGCCTGTGAAAACACCAGTTTCGTCAACATCCTTAATCTTTAATACCGGATGACCAACATCTCGCTGTTCTAACTTGGAAGGCGTTTTACCGTTAAATACGTTGGATACTTTTGAAAGCGCCACAAACTGCCAACTCACAACACCCCCTCCAAAATTCTCACCGCAACCGAAACCTCACTCAACCCGATCAATAACGATTCATTCATCATTCTCTCCTAACTCCCCCGCCAATTCCGCCTCGATCATTTCAATACTGGGTAGGCTGGCTTTCAGGTTGTCCGGCAACGATTGGGTCAGTTGATATTCCGATACGCCAATGGGTGTGTTGATGCCTTTTAAGGCATATTCTGCAATCAGTTTGTCTTTGGTGCGGCAGAGTAACAAGCCAACGGTGGGTTGGTCGCTTTCGCTTTTTAACTGGCTGTCGACCGCGTTAATGTAAAAGTTGAGCTTGCCGGCGTATTCCGGCGCAAAATCGGTGGCCTTGAGCTCGATCACCACATAACAGTGCAATTGCGTGTGGTAGAACAAAAGATCCAGATAGAAGTCTTTATCACCGACGGCAATGGGCACCTGCTGGCCCATATACGCAAAACCGGCGCCCAATTCCAGCAAAAACTGGGTCATGTGTTTTACCAGGCCTTTTTCCAGTTCATGTTCGTTGTGGTTTTCGGTCAACGCCAGAAAATCGAAAACATAAGGGTCTTTTAAACTTTGTTGTGCGAGATCGGATTGTGTAGAGGGTAAGGTCTTGGAAAAATTGCTTATCGCTTTGCCCTTGTGTTGCCATAATCCGCTGTCTATCTGATGCACCAAGACATTACGGCTCCAGCCAAACTCCAGCGTTTCGCGTACATAAAATAGCGCTTCTTCCCGGCTTTTTGCTTTACTGACGATGATGACATTATGCCACCATGGGATTTGTAAAAATTGCGTAGCAGCCTGCTGCGCAAATTCGATATCACTGGACCAAAAGCGATACCACCTGCGAATCTGTTCCAAATTACGCTTGGAAAAACCTTTGACGTCGGGAAATTCCCTCATCAAGTCTTGGCTTAATTGGGTTAAAAAACCTTGTCCCCACTGGCTGTTTTGTTGCTTGTCAAGAATTTCACCACCCAGCTGCCAGTAAAACTCCAGCAACTCCCTGTTGACGGCGACGGCAGCCTTTAGCTGACGTTGCCGAAAGCTTTGTTTCAGCTCGGCAAGCCATTGCTGGTAGTCTTTGCTTTGAGTGATGGCAGCACTTTTTTTCATAACATCCCCTCCAGGTCCTTGAGGTCTTGCATGATATCGGTTTCCAAATCCATCAGGCGTTTCAATATAACTTTCGGTTCTTCATATTCCTCTTCCTGATACACCGTTTCCTTATAGCGATTGATGGACAGATCATATTTGTTGTCGGCAATGGCTTTGGCATCGACGACAAACGCCTTTTGCGT
It includes:
- a CDS encoding PDDEXK nuclease domain-containing protein translates to MKKSAAITQSKDYQQWLAELKQSFRQRQLKAAVAVNRELLEFYWQLGGEILDKQQNSQWGQGFLTQLSQDLMREFPDVKGFSKRNLEQIRRWYRFWSSDIEFAQQAATQFLQIPWWHNVIIVSKAKSREEALFYVRETLEFGWSRNVLVHQIDSGLWQHKGKAISNFSKTLPSTQSDLAQQSLKDPYVFDFLALTENHNEHELEKGLVKHMTQFLLELGAGFAYMGQQVPIAVGDKDFYLDLLFYHTQLHCYVVIELKATDFAPEYAGKLNFYINAVDSQLKSESDQPTVGLLLCRTKDKLIAEYALKGINTPIGVSEYQLTQSLPDNLKASLPSIEMIEAELAGELGENDE
- a CDS encoding restriction endonuclease subunit S, which translates into the protein MSWQFVALSKVSNVFNGKTPSKLEQRDVGHPVLKIKDVDETGVFTGDFQSFVDFDLAEKFENKKLELDDTLILNAAHNSDYVGSKQYRAEPKVVGSLPTGEWLIARANQEYLDPRFLNYWFASPQARFQIKQLVKGIHLYPKDVSRLEIPLPPLPEQKRIAAILDKADAIRRKRQQAIQLADEFLRSVFLDMFGDPVTNPKGWGAVKLGDICEVGSSKRVFVDEFTEFGIPFYRGTEVGRLGENEDIQPHLYISNDHYENLKKHSGVPKIGDLLLPSICHDGRIWKVNSKTPFYFKDGRVLWIKVNQSSINSDYLRSYLKNLFLANYSSIASGTTFAELKIVILKELSVLSPPLDLQIKYAEIIEKAIKKYGINKAFSEKSSKLFDSLCQKAFAGEL
- a CDS encoding STY4851/ECs_5259 family protein, translated to MQTVRGATVFQFSSWLTAFLTRRSLKQPEQRPLYEYHVSNEEYGDLKRLLSEFGNKANFANDKSANACFTLFCAEWYRREYERGWTWDPIWKTLGFSLSANERERVVQNGLEGYWARPIRFYESETRNFLGSVFSEGGLPFRLLKQSDSRFHTVFGKILKQYENAELLGQTTRQLVTGLIEQSGLPQVFSEDTSVDLIAQMADELVAIVHLYGLDTKNEPVIELDVVNPKWRERFPIPLDEETGTEFLNGLLQSASKETRTRRGVNRQWNCTHFFTNQSSDALQSEISFPKEVTFNLDGEPPSCRLELAIFEAEEQLVSLGVGYAVLEEKRARVRLKHKLVRCKRQSPSDGLTLVALYGGSKLAEIPIQNTAVAVGEVPLGFEFVDDHWQLCGQASFKTKCADVLLLLPTGSELEIDKGVFTEREQCLGCHTVNVQGTCVVGVLAEERFRIRIGDSTSANLDLDLKGNLLKWPCVPSLTFLGVPSVEWGKSEPELGTKGAGIYLSGRQIDTCSLQQQLGRHYLSVRNNDNETLLRKRIGLLPVDFKIELKSGQHSNQGSIHFYSNITCLYRLETSQVKARRLRHDDHTELFLEVEGIPPAHVKVLVTPNLESDPIGIELPFPGSGYLAFDKDEQPLPKSLPVSDLLGARIYLFGRAEQSATNYRMELSLKGNSAAHAFYTWHAKVRDKPVEVNLFNLKDQVESLLSLQTGIDQAVELTIDSNIVCRIGRYAVGIDFGPSRHTLISSANNRKVPKPMLMLLSEPERHPIELHSRMSQGVATGEFELPAIIDRAGPWLIVPAKSSSVTFRPVFIPGNSNPSEPVSEIRNLQRAVLTFDPKLPVNAFEPVLNAMALNPAHSSWQFLRNLYDNYGYLPLSTFEVWRALVKIPSALAMAMFKFEMSIDFIARIETEFPFIWELFPIEEIRKAAARLKNDLLQRGVREEFAPELIKKMYDRLSEAVPSYNGNIKKWLNDGSIPQEAQMQKEVMQNVMFEWYQKLIQARSGDDNWPRFGRRRLKDWYLFQRESPISLTPENNKYNAVVYFPVFAAAVAFGKSKFDEVFVDSADGIFNLRQVRDFDTEWFDGVYQYSLLRYTANNQ
- a CDS encoding ATP-binding protein, with amino-acid sequence MTQHSFKIDTRLAFLLSENYRSPEKALKELVDNAWDAEATEILILLPLPLSDSPIVVQDNGTGMTINELQSEYLNIARNRRDRSGDYTPNLRRRVKGRKGIGKFAGLMITTSMKLETWARSRYSAFELDNKLLESYEGLPDMPLEIHTSDSSEIQHGTRITLSHLNQRLRFPNEHKLKQVLIAEYGREQNFNIVINDKPLGVDDLQGEYNEDAIPLDTGTGVLRCTISDQKRKLRKPGITIRVDGKIVGEPIFFGLDQADDIPRKLLEKCFGEIELTGCSDDVTADWGALIEGSAIERELTEKIQPILRERLKSVYGQEMHLALARLRKKALDRISRLPENRREFADKAIKKILDRFYQEPEEKLEPVVNVLLDALEQNDYRIVLEHINSARHSEVARFAEALEEFGLVEMALVAEQATNRLAFLDYLEELCSKNDTLESHVHKAIEGNLWLFGVEYSLFSSNITLKRQIEEYLNRKYVGDRADKRPDLFLTQNLNGERVLIEFKRPSHALVFDDYQQAIGYRNDFHQNSIDQQINVIVMGGRLGNNLPIHERREPNVSIITFSDLISAARRQYQWLLDEGGVLK